From the genome of Sphingobacterium kitahiroshimense, one region includes:
- a CDS encoding S41 family peptidase, whose translation MWKSNRIVLTLFSVILFSCEKEESLKEPGSNEAINHWTLDQMRQYYYWNTKIRTTNDYQQRPDLFFKSILFQDDHYSMIMQTLNSDTYGNTLTNTFGFDMVQLQVATGTIQVVTQVVPFSEADLLGLKRGDTLSYMNNELLDKSNMKALINKSFHLPAINLKRKDGKIFILPASYISQPVVYMSKIISSSPTVGYIFLSQFDFSGAYSLLEAVQNFKSKQVKDLVVDLRYNPGGQVAFASFCALLFANIRENEIFAKYQGNKNIKKLEDSFSAALQRQPEGYSFVAKEVLKEGLGLNRIHILTGPNTASASEMLINGLQPYIQVIQVGDKTYGKDMASSTISTPEEIHGSERSWHLLPMVYKIYNKLDQGNYNAGILPQKPINEFDFLPLVPIGDIQDPLIEEVLHTINAHKPQARNASDKKHKTNSNIHQYLGSSYETIPIEISPR comes from the coding sequence ATGTGGAAATCAAATCGTATTGTTTTAACCCTTTTTTCAGTGATTCTCTTCTCCTGTGAAAAAGAAGAATCGCTGAAAGAGCCCGGCTCAAACGAGGCCATCAACCACTGGACTCTGGATCAAATGCGACAGTATTATTACTGGAATACTAAAATCAGAACAACAAACGATTATCAGCAACGTCCGGATCTATTCTTCAAAAGTATTTTGTTTCAAGATGACCATTATTCAATGATAATGCAGACCCTGAACAGCGACACCTACGGTAATACCTTGACAAATACTTTTGGCTTCGACATGGTGCAGCTACAGGTTGCAACAGGTACTATCCAAGTCGTAACTCAGGTGGTTCCATTTAGCGAAGCAGATTTACTGGGTCTAAAACGTGGTGATACTTTATCCTATATGAACAACGAGCTTTTGGATAAGAGTAATATGAAAGCTCTGATAAATAAATCCTTTCATTTACCTGCAATCAATCTGAAGCGAAAAGATGGGAAAATATTTATTCTACCCGCCTCCTATATTTCACAACCTGTTGTTTATATGTCTAAGATTATCTCGTCGTCTCCCACAGTAGGCTACATTTTTTTAAGTCAATTTGACTTCAGTGGTGCTTATTCATTATTGGAAGCTGTACAAAATTTTAAATCCAAACAGGTAAAGGATCTTGTTGTCGATTTGCGTTATAACCCTGGTGGACAGGTTGCTTTTGCTTCATTTTGTGCGCTGCTATTCGCTAATATTAGAGAAAATGAGATCTTTGCAAAATATCAGGGAAACAAAAACATCAAAAAGCTGGAGGACTCTTTTTCAGCTGCGCTACAAAGACAGCCAGAGGGTTATTCTTTTGTTGCCAAAGAAGTTTTAAAAGAAGGTCTGGGACTAAATAGAATACATATCCTAACGGGTCCCAACACAGCTTCGGCTTCCGAAATGCTCATTAATGGATTACAGCCCTACATACAGGTCATTCAAGTTGGCGATAAAACCTACGGAAAGGACATGGCTTCTTCCACGATATCTACACCGGAAGAAATACATGGTTCCGAACGTAGCTGGCATTTGCTGCCAATGGTTTATAAAATTTATAACAAATTGGACCAAGGGAACTACAATGCGGGAATTCTACCACAAAAGCCTATAAATGAATTTGATTTTTTACCATTGGTGCCCATAGGCGATATACAAGATCCACTTATTGAGGAAGTGTTACATACAATCAATGCACATAAACCTCAAGCTAGAAACGCTTCTGATAAAAAGCATAAAACCAATTCTAATATTCATCAATATCTAGGCAGCAGTTATGAGACGATTCCAATTGAAATAAGTCCACGTTAG